One region of Mangifera indica cultivar Alphonso chromosome 3, CATAS_Mindica_2.1, whole genome shotgun sequence genomic DNA includes:
- the LOC123210110 gene encoding PHD finger protein ALFIN-LIKE 4-like isoform X1, whose protein sequence is MDGVGGGGGGAGAQCNPRTVEEVFRDFKGRRAGMIRALTTDVAEFYQQCDPEKENLCLYGFPSEQWEVNLPAEEVPPELPEPALGINFARDGMQEKDWLSLVAVHSDAWLLAVAFYFGARFGFDKADRKRLFNMINDLPTIFEVVTGAAKKQQLKEKTPVSNHSSNKSKSNSKPQQGSETQGKYLKPLQPKDEEEGLDYEDEDEHGETLCGACGENYASDEFWICCDICEKWFHGKCVKITPARAEHIKQYKCPSCSNKRARP, encoded by the exons ATGGACGGGGTAGGAGGTG GCGGAGGCGGTGCTGGAGCTCAGTGCAACCCGCGCACAGTTGAGGAGGTGTTTAGAGATTTCAAGGGACGGAGAGCTGGCATGATCAGGGCTCTCACTACAG ATGTTGCAGAATTCTATCAGCAGTGTGATCCTG AAAAGGAGAATCTCTGTTTGTATGGCTTCCCTAGTGAGCAATGGGAAGTCAATTTACCAGCTGAAGAGGTGCCTCCGGAGCTCCCAGAGCCTGCATTGGGCATCAACTTTGCAAGAGATGGCATGCAAGAAAAGGACTGGTTGTCTTTAGTTGCTGTCCATAGCGATGCATGGTTGCTGGCTGTTGCATTTTATTTTGGTGCCAGATTTGGATTTGATAAAGCTGACAG AAAACGtctttttaatatgataaatgatCTTCCGACAATTTTTGAAGTTGTAACTGGTGCTGCAAAGAAGCAACAACTAAAGGAGAAGACACCAGTCTCAAATCATAGTAGCAACAAATCCAAGTCAAACTCCAAACCG CAACAGGGATCTGAAACTCAGGGGAAATACTTGAAGCCATTGCAgccaaaagatgaagaagagggCTTGGATtacgaagatgaagatgagcaTGGTGAAACTTTGTGTGGGGCATGTGGTGAGAACTATGCATCAGATGAATTCTGGATTTGCTGTGACATCTGTGAAAAATGGTTCCATGGGAAGTGTGTGAAGATCACCCCAGCTAGGGCTGAGCATATCAAGCAGTACAAGTGCCCTTCATGCAGCAACAAGAGAGCTCGTCCGTGA
- the LOC123210336 gene encoding nuclear transcription factor Y subunit A-3-like isoform X3 has product MSESLSLKMGIPPQHFLSPKQLNFQLQDRDSSSTQSSGQSCPREAFMKHSNPNGQATILAVSGVNGTHGKPFGTNTKFATSMGPQDFLFAPHIDNNHSVDPIQLHYVEPYFGGLFAPFYGPQAMQIHPPQMMGMTPARVPLPLDTLEDDPIYVNAKQYRAILRRRQVRAKLEAENKLVKGRKPYLHESRHKHALNRARGSGGRFLNAKKLQESGLTSDSVDTSGSTEFLSTGNISESEVHPGFRKEAASTTSCSDITSKSNGEDIFHQPEFRFSGYPPHIGRNTVQGCSADINETGHLHHLLSSVER; this is encoded by the exons ATGTCAGAGAGCTTAAGCTTGAAGATGGGCATTCCTCCTCAGCATTTTCTGAGCCCTAAGCAGTTGAATTTTCAACTTCAAGACCGGGATTCATCATCTACTCAATCATCTGGTCAATCTTGCCCAAGAGAGGCTTTTATGAAACATAGCAATCCTAATGGACAAGCTACAATATTGGCAGTATCAG GAGTTAATGGAACACATGGGAAACCTTTTGGAACTAACACAAAATTTGCCACATCAATGGGACCTCAGGATTTTCTCTTTGCTCCACATATTGACAATAACCATTCAGTT GATCCCATTCAACTCCATTATGTTGAACCATACTTTGGTGGCTTATTTGCTCCTTTTTATGGGCCACAGGCTATG CAGATTCATCCTCCTCAAATGATGGGAATGACTCCAGCTCGAGTGCCACTGCCTTTGGATACTCTTGAAGATGATCCTATTTATGTCAATGCTAAACAGTATCGAGCGATTCTCAGGCGGAGACAGGTTCGTGCCAAGCTTGAAGCTGAAAACAAACTCGTCAAAGGCCGCAAG CCATATCTTCACGAGTCTCGTCATAAGCATGCATTGAATAGAGCTAGAGGATCTGGCGGGCGTTTTTTGAACGCAAAGAAGCTCCAAGAGTCTGGGCTGACAAGTGACAGTGTGGATACGTCAGGCTCCACAGAGTTCCTCTCAACTGGAAATATCTCAGAATCTGAAGTTCATCCTGGATTCCGTAAAGAAGCTGCTTCCACCACATCCTGTTCTGACATCACAAGTAAATCCAATGGCGAAGACATCTTCCATCAGCCAGAATTCAGGTTCTCTGGCTACCCTCCTCACATTGGCAGAAACACAGTGCAGGGTTGCTCAGCTGATATAAATGAAACTGGGCACCTGCACCACCTCCTATCTTCTGTTGAGAGGTGA
- the LOC123210110 gene encoding PHD finger protein ALFIN-LIKE 4-like isoform X2, whose product MDGVGGGGGGAGAQCNPRTVEEVFRDFKGRRAGMIRALTTDVAEFYQQCDPEKENLCLYGFPSEQWEVNLPAEEVPPELPEPALGINFARDGMQEKDWLSLVAVHSDAWLLAVAFYFGARFGFDKADRKRLFNMINDLPTIFEVVTGAAKKQQLKEKTPVSNHSSNKSKSNSKPGSETQGKYLKPLQPKDEEEGLDYEDEDEHGETLCGACGENYASDEFWICCDICEKWFHGKCVKITPARAEHIKQYKCPSCSNKRARP is encoded by the exons ATGGACGGGGTAGGAGGTG GCGGAGGCGGTGCTGGAGCTCAGTGCAACCCGCGCACAGTTGAGGAGGTGTTTAGAGATTTCAAGGGACGGAGAGCTGGCATGATCAGGGCTCTCACTACAG ATGTTGCAGAATTCTATCAGCAGTGTGATCCTG AAAAGGAGAATCTCTGTTTGTATGGCTTCCCTAGTGAGCAATGGGAAGTCAATTTACCAGCTGAAGAGGTGCCTCCGGAGCTCCCAGAGCCTGCATTGGGCATCAACTTTGCAAGAGATGGCATGCAAGAAAAGGACTGGTTGTCTTTAGTTGCTGTCCATAGCGATGCATGGTTGCTGGCTGTTGCATTTTATTTTGGTGCCAGATTTGGATTTGATAAAGCTGACAG AAAACGtctttttaatatgataaatgatCTTCCGACAATTTTTGAAGTTGTAACTGGTGCTGCAAAGAAGCAACAACTAAAGGAGAAGACACCAGTCTCAAATCATAGTAGCAACAAATCCAAGTCAAACTCCAAACCG GGATCTGAAACTCAGGGGAAATACTTGAAGCCATTGCAgccaaaagatgaagaagagggCTTGGATtacgaagatgaagatgagcaTGGTGAAACTTTGTGTGGGGCATGTGGTGAGAACTATGCATCAGATGAATTCTGGATTTGCTGTGACATCTGTGAAAAATGGTTCCATGGGAAGTGTGTGAAGATCACCCCAGCTAGGGCTGAGCATATCAAGCAGTACAAGTGCCCTTCATGCAGCAACAAGAGAGCTCGTCCGTGA
- the LOC123210336 gene encoding nuclear transcription factor Y subunit A-3-like isoform X2, with protein sequence MKMQNLCKQNSGGSSTHSTSLYDVSYPSWGSSTESCAQQASMSESLSLKMGIPPQHFLSPKQLNFQLQDRDSSSTQSSGQSCPREAFMKHSNPNGQATILAVSGVNGTHGKPFGTNTKFATSMGPQDFLFAPHIDNNHSVDPIQLHYVEPYFGGLFAPFYGPQAMIHPPQMMGMTPARVPLPLDTLEDDPIYVNAKQYRAILRRRQVRAKLEAENKLVKGRKPYLHESRHKHALNRARGSGGRFLNAKKLQESGLTSDSVDTSGSTEFLSTGNISESEVHPGFRKEAASTTSCSDITSKSNGEDIFHQPEFRFSGYPPHIGRNTVQGCSADINETGHLHHLLSSVER encoded by the exons ATGAAAATGCAAAACTTGTGTAAGCAAAATTCTGGTGGAAGTTCTACCCACTCAACATCATTGTATGATGTGAGCTACCCTTCATGGGGGAGCTCAACTGAGTCATGCGCTCAGCAAGCATCCATGTCAGAGAGCTTAAGCTTGAAGATGGGCATTCCTCCTCAGCATTTTCTGAGCCCTAAGCAGTTGAATTTTCAACTTCAAGACCGGGATTCATCATCTACTCAATCATCTGGTCAATCTTGCCCAAGAGAGGCTTTTATGAAACATAGCAATCCTAATGGACAAGCTACAATATTGGCAGTATCAG GAGTTAATGGAACACATGGGAAACCTTTTGGAACTAACACAAAATTTGCCACATCAATGGGACCTCAGGATTTTCTCTTTGCTCCACATATTGACAATAACCATTCAGTT GATCCCATTCAACTCCATTATGTTGAACCATACTTTGGTGGCTTATTTGCTCCTTTTTATGGGCCACAGGCTATG ATTCATCCTCCTCAAATGATGGGAATGACTCCAGCTCGAGTGCCACTGCCTTTGGATACTCTTGAAGATGATCCTATTTATGTCAATGCTAAACAGTATCGAGCGATTCTCAGGCGGAGACAGGTTCGTGCCAAGCTTGAAGCTGAAAACAAACTCGTCAAAGGCCGCAAG CCATATCTTCACGAGTCTCGTCATAAGCATGCATTGAATAGAGCTAGAGGATCTGGCGGGCGTTTTTTGAACGCAAAGAAGCTCCAAGAGTCTGGGCTGACAAGTGACAGTGTGGATACGTCAGGCTCCACAGAGTTCCTCTCAACTGGAAATATCTCAGAATCTGAAGTTCATCCTGGATTCCGTAAAGAAGCTGCTTCCACCACATCCTGTTCTGACATCACAAGTAAATCCAATGGCGAAGACATCTTCCATCAGCCAGAATTCAGGTTCTCTGGCTACCCTCCTCACATTGGCAGAAACACAGTGCAGGGTTGCTCAGCTGATATAAATGAAACTGGGCACCTGCACCACCTCCTATCTTCTGTTGAGAGGTGA
- the LOC123210336 gene encoding nuclear transcription factor Y subunit A-3-like isoform X1 codes for MKMQNLCKQNSGGSSTHSTSLYDVSYPSWGSSTESCAQQASMSESLSLKMGIPPQHFLSPKQLNFQLQDRDSSSTQSSGQSCPREAFMKHSNPNGQATILAVSGVNGTHGKPFGTNTKFATSMGPQDFLFAPHIDNNHSVDPIQLHYVEPYFGGLFAPFYGPQAMQIHPPQMMGMTPARVPLPLDTLEDDPIYVNAKQYRAILRRRQVRAKLEAENKLVKGRKPYLHESRHKHALNRARGSGGRFLNAKKLQESGLTSDSVDTSGSTEFLSTGNISESEVHPGFRKEAASTTSCSDITSKSNGEDIFHQPEFRFSGYPPHIGRNTVQGCSADINETGHLHHLLSSVER; via the exons ATGAAAATGCAAAACTTGTGTAAGCAAAATTCTGGTGGAAGTTCTACCCACTCAACATCATTGTATGATGTGAGCTACCCTTCATGGGGGAGCTCAACTGAGTCATGCGCTCAGCAAGCATCCATGTCAGAGAGCTTAAGCTTGAAGATGGGCATTCCTCCTCAGCATTTTCTGAGCCCTAAGCAGTTGAATTTTCAACTTCAAGACCGGGATTCATCATCTACTCAATCATCTGGTCAATCTTGCCCAAGAGAGGCTTTTATGAAACATAGCAATCCTAATGGACAAGCTACAATATTGGCAGTATCAG GAGTTAATGGAACACATGGGAAACCTTTTGGAACTAACACAAAATTTGCCACATCAATGGGACCTCAGGATTTTCTCTTTGCTCCACATATTGACAATAACCATTCAGTT GATCCCATTCAACTCCATTATGTTGAACCATACTTTGGTGGCTTATTTGCTCCTTTTTATGGGCCACAGGCTATG CAGATTCATCCTCCTCAAATGATGGGAATGACTCCAGCTCGAGTGCCACTGCCTTTGGATACTCTTGAAGATGATCCTATTTATGTCAATGCTAAACAGTATCGAGCGATTCTCAGGCGGAGACAGGTTCGTGCCAAGCTTGAAGCTGAAAACAAACTCGTCAAAGGCCGCAAG CCATATCTTCACGAGTCTCGTCATAAGCATGCATTGAATAGAGCTAGAGGATCTGGCGGGCGTTTTTTGAACGCAAAGAAGCTCCAAGAGTCTGGGCTGACAAGTGACAGTGTGGATACGTCAGGCTCCACAGAGTTCCTCTCAACTGGAAATATCTCAGAATCTGAAGTTCATCCTGGATTCCGTAAAGAAGCTGCTTCCACCACATCCTGTTCTGACATCACAAGTAAATCCAATGGCGAAGACATCTTCCATCAGCCAGAATTCAGGTTCTCTGGCTACCCTCCTCACATTGGCAGAAACACAGTGCAGGGTTGCTCAGCTGATATAAATGAAACTGGGCACCTGCACCACCTCCTATCTTCTGTTGAGAGGTGA